AAAGACCGCCTGCTGGGACAGACCGGCATGGCGGAATTCCGTTCGCGGCGGGCGGGAGCATTGTCCGGCGGGATGAAACAGAAGCTGGCCTTGTCCGCCATACTGTTGTCATCCCCGGACCTGATTATCCTGGATGAGCCCACGACCGGGGTGGACCCGCTGTCGCGGTTGGAGTTTTTCGCCATTATCGAGGAACTCAAACAGGAGGGCAAAACCATTGTCATGGCCACGCCCTACCTGGACGAAGCGGAAAAGGGGGATTTTGTGGTCATGCTCAAATCCGGGCGGGTACTGCACCAGGCGGCCATCCATGAGTTGAAGCGTGATTTTCCCGCCCGCCTGCTGCAGGCGCAACCCGGAGGAAATGTGATCGCCGCGTACCAGAAACTGCGCGACAACCCGTTCCTGTCGGAACGGGCTTACCTGAAGGGCCCTTCCATCCGCATCCTGCTGGATCGCGATGAAGACCTGCCCTCCGGTCTGGATTTACCGGAACTGGAAGAAGTCGAACCGTCCCTTGAAGACATCTTTATCTATTATGATCGCGGTGGGGGCTCTCATGGAACCGGTAATTGACGTTCGCGACCTGACCCGGCGCTTCGGCGATTTCACGGCTGTGGACCGGGTGAGTTTTCGCGTTCATGCCGGAGAGATCGTGGGGTTCCTGGGGCCCAATGGAGCCGGAAAGACCACCACCATCAAGATGATCCTGGGCTTATTGCGAATTACCGATGGTTCGGTGCGGGTCCGCGGCCTGGACGCGGTGCGCCAGAGGCGGCGGATCAAGGCCATGACCGGGTATATGTCGCAGAAGTTTTCCCTGTATCCCCTGCTGACCGCCTGGGAGAATGTGACTTTTTTCGGTGGAGTGTCTGGACTGCCCGCGGCCAAACTGGCTGAGTGTCGCAGACAGATCGCCGAGCGCCTGCCTGCCGGCGCCGCGAAACGCCGGGTGGAAGCATTGCCCCCCGGCTTCCGCCAGGAAGTGGCGCTTTTTGTCAGCCTGATGCCGGACCCGGAGATCCTGATCCTGGACGAACCCACTTCCGGGGTGGACCCGGAAACGCGGCGCCGCTTCTGGGACCGGATTTACAA
The sequence above is drawn from the Candidatus Aminicenantes bacterium genome and encodes:
- a CDS encoding ABC transporter ATP-binding protein translates to MVRLEDITCSFGSVRAVDNVSFPIRHGRITILAGADGAGKSTLFRILAGLEHRDGGLVFLEDKQVEPGEKELLRRLGYMPERFSLYPDLSVEENLNFFADIHHVPRARRENLKDRLLGQTGMAEFRSRRAGALSGGMKQKLALSAILLSSPDLIILDEPTTGVDPLSRLEFFAIIEELKQEGKTIVMATPYLDEAEKGDFVVMLKSGRVLHQAAIHELKRDFPARLLQAQPGGNVIAAYQKLRDNPFLSERAYLKGPSIRILLDRDEDLPSGLDLPELEEVEPSLEDIFIYYDRGGGSHGTGN
- a CDS encoding ABC transporter ATP-binding protein — translated: MEPVIDVRDLTRRFGDFTAVDRVSFRVHAGEIVGFLGPNGAGKTTTIKMILGLLRITDGSVRVRGLDAVRQRRRIKAMTGYMSQKFSLYPLLTAWENVTFFGGVSGLPAAKLAECRRQIAERLPAGAAKRRVEALPPGFRQEVALFVSLMPDPEILILDEPTSGVDPETRRRFWDRIYNLKQAGKTILVTTHNLDEAEYADRMLIMHQGRLLLDGEPKALLESHQAESVEALFREVIEKNETH